The Saccharomycodes ludwigii strain NBRC 1722 chromosome II, whole genome shotgun sequence genome window below encodes:
- the STT3 gene encoding dolichyl-diphosphooligosaccharide--protein glycosyltransferase subunit STT3 (similar to Saccharomyces cerevisiae YGL022W | STT3 | STaurosporine and Temperature sensitive), protein MATVSSPSPCCTSQQLLLGIKAFLKLVIFICIIGAATSNRLFSVIRFESIIHEFDPWFNFRATKYLVANGFHKFLNWFDDKTWYPLGRVTGGTLYPGLMTTSGLVWHIFNNYLGLPIDIRNICVLFAPAFSGITALATYLFTKQVYHNDEIAAFLSAAFIAIAPGYISRSVAGSYDNEAIAITLLMTSFYLWIKAMKTGSIAFGTFAALSYFYMVSAWGGYVFITNLIPFHVFLLILMGRYNHKLYSAYCTWFSIGTLASMQIPFVGFLPIRSNDHMSALGVFGLLQFVMIADHIKSKISSAHFKIFITSSILILIGIGILGVVGLTYLGLIAPWTGRFYSLWDTSYAKIHIPIIASVSEHQPTAWSSFFFDTQFLIWLFPVGVFLLFTELRDEHVFVIAYSVLCSYFAGVMVRLMLTLTPIICVCAAITISKLFHVYLDFRDSVIKNKTDRLIKTVTNLIVSSVFLSYLIFFVYHCTWVTSNAYSSPSVVLLSGQTNQDGSPVYIDDFREAYYWLRSNTAEDSKVASWWDYGYQIGGMADRTTLVDNNTWNNTHIAIVGRAMSSPEAKAYEIYKELDVDYVLVVFGGLLGYSGDDINKFLWMIRISEGIWPEEIQERKFFTENGQYRVDEFATDTMKNSLMYKLSYHNFPELFSAGNMPAVDRVRGATIRSQDVGNLDYFEEAFTSENWMVRIYKLKDLDPEGRNLKDVADFERTGAAQKKIVKKPRLEPRLL, encoded by the coding sequence ATGGCTACTGTTTCTTCCCCCTCTCCTTGTTGCACGTCACAACAGTTATTGCTTGGTATAAAAGCATTTTTGAAGcttgttatatttatttgtataataGGTGCTGCAACGTCTAATCGTTTGTTTTCAGTTATCCGTTTTGAGTCAATCATCCACGAATTTGATCCATGGTTTAATTTCAGAGCTACTAAATATTTGGTGGCCAACGGGTTCCATAAATTCCTAAATTGGTTTGATGACAAGACATGGTATCCATTGGGTAGAGTTACTGGTGGTACCCTATACCCAGGTTTAATGACCACTTCTGGTTTAGTCTGGCATATTTTCAACAACTATTTGGGTTTACCAATTGATATTCGTAACATCTGTGTTTTGTTTGCACCTGCCTTCAGCGGTATTACTGCATTAGCTACATATCTATTCACAAAACAAGTTTATCACAACGATGAAATTGCCGCATTTTTAAGTGCTGCCTTTATTGCTATTGCCCCTGGTTATATCAGCAGAAGTGTTGCGGGCTCATACGATAATGAGGCTATCGCTATTACATTATTAATGACCTCCTTCTATTTATGGATTAAAGCCATGAAAACCGGTAGTATTGCATTTGGTACTTTTGCTGCTCTATCGTATTTTTACATGGTTAGCGCCTGGGGTGGATATGTTTTCATTACCAACTTAATTCCATTCcatgtttttcttttgattttaatggGTAGATATAAtcataaattatattcTGCATATTGCACTTGGTTTAGTATCGGTACTTTGGCTTCAATGCAAATCCCATTTGTTGGATTTCTACCTATCAGATCTAACGACCATATGAGTGCCTTGGGTGTTTTTGGTTTATTGCAATTTGTTATGATTGCTGACCATATTAAAAGTAAGATTAGCAGCGCCCACTTCAAGATTTTTATAACTTCTtccattttaattttaatcgGGATAGGTATCTTGGGTGTTGTGGGATTAACCTATTTAGGCCTCATTGcaccatggaccggtaGATTTTACTCTTTATGGGATACAAGTTATGCCAAGATTCACATTCCAATCATTGCCTCGGTTTCTGAACATCAGCCAACTGCTTGgtcttcctttttttttgacacGCAATTTTTGATTTGGCTATTCCCAGTTGGTGTCtttctattatttactGAATTGCGTGATGAGCATGTATTTGTTATCGCTTATTCTGTGTTGTGTTCGTATTTTGCTGGTGTCATGGTCAGATTGATGTTGACATTAACTCCGATTATATGTGTCTGTGCTGCAATTACAATTTCTAAGCTATTCCACGTTTATTTAGATTTCCGCGACTCTGTGATCAAAAACAAGACTGATAGACTAATCAAAACGGTTACTAATTTGATTGTTAGTTCTGTATTTTTGAGCtatttgattttctttGTGTACCATTGTACCTGGGTTACTTCCAACGCTTATTCCTCTCCATCAGTTGTTCTACTATCGGGCCAAACTAATCAAGACGGCTCCCCAGTTTATATTGATGATTTCAGAGAAGCTTACTACTGGTTGCGTTCTAATACCGCTGAAGATAGCAAAGTTGCATCATGGTGGGATTACGGCTACCAAATTGGTGGTATGGCTGATAGAACTACATTGGTTGATAACAACACATGGAACAATACACACATTGCTATAGTTGGTAGGGCCATGTCATCACCTGAAGCCAAGGCTTATGAAATATATAAGGAATTAGACGTAGACTATGTCCTAGTTGTCTTTGGCGGGCTTTTAGGCTACAGCGGtgatgatattaataaatttctgTGGATGATTAGAATTAGTGAGGGCATTTGGCCGGAGGAAAttcaagaaagaaaatttttcacTGAAAATGGGCAATATCGTGTTGATGAATTTGCTACCGATACCATGAAAAACAGTTTGATGTACAAATTGAGTTATCATAATTTCCCTGAGTTATTTTCCGCAGGCAATATGCCCGCTGTAGATAGAGTTAGAGGGGCTACTATTAGATCACAGGATGTTGGTAATTTAGATTACTTTGAGGAGGCTTTTACCAGTGAAAACTGGATGGTTAGAATATACAAGTTGAAAGACTTGGATCCTGAAGGCAGAAATTTGAAAGATGTTGCTGATTTTGAAAGAACTGGTGCTGctcagaaaaaaattgttaaaaaaccACGTTTGGAACCAAGGTTGTTATAA
- the ARA1 gene encoding D-arabinose 1-dehydrogenase (NAD(P)(+)) ARA1 (similar to Saccharomyces cerevisiae YBR149W | ARA1 | D-ARAbinose dehydrogenase), which yields MSKSQSHPSTTEIYFTLKNNVPGLGSQIIPVVGLGTASPSDRAPETKEAVITAIEKGGLRHIDTAWFYGTEKFIGEALQEVFSRGKVKREDLFITTKVWPVYWDNASESIDISLKDLQLDYVDLVLQHWPLCFPKILKPGSNGNGVPQYIGVPHDSETGEPLVESEKDYLTTYKQLQSIVLDPRDHRVKNIGVSNYPIGYLNKLLSDPDIKITPAINQVEINPQCPQLELAEFCHEKGILMTAYSPMGSSGAPILKLPEIVELAKKYNCSGNDIVISYLIRRGIVVIPRSLNLQRIAKDFQNYILLTDEDVDNINQIGIKNPFRHIDEDFAKSIPGFTGRTKTKAT from the coding sequence atgtcTAAAAGTCAAAGTCATCCCTCAACAACCGAAATCTATTTTACTCTAAAAAATAACGTGCCAGGTTTAGGCTCACAAATCATCCCGGTGGTTGGATTAGGTACCGCATCTCCTAGTGATAGAGCACCGGAAACAAAAGAAGCCGTAATTACAGCTATTGAAAAAGGTGGACTAAGACATATAGATACTGCTTGGTTTTATGGTACTGAAAAGTTCATTGGAGAAGCATTACAAGAGGTCTTCTCTAGAGGTAAAGTTAAAAGAGAGGATTTATTCATCACTACCAAAGTTTGGCCAGTTTATTGGGATAATGCCAGTGAATCTATCGACATAAGTTTGAAAGATTTACAATTGGACTATGTTGATTTAGTCCTACAACATTGGCCATTGtgttttccaaaaattttaaagccTGGTAGCAATGGCAATGGTGTTCCTCAATATATTGGTGTACCACATGACTCGGAAACTGGTGAGCCTCTTGTTGAATCCGAAAAGGATTATTTAACTACATACAAGCAATTACAATCCATTGTTCTAGATCCTCGCGACCATAGAGTCAAGAACATTGGGGTATCTAACTATCCTATTGGATATTTGAATAAGTTGTTATCTGACCCAGATATCAAAATTACCCCAGCAATCAATCAAGTAGAAATTAACCCACAGTGTCCACAGTTGGAATTGGCTGAGTTTTGTCATGAAAAGGGTATTTTGATGACCGCTTATTCTCCAATGGGGTCTAGTGGTGCTcctattttaaaattgccTGAAATTGTTGAGTTGGCCAAGAAATACAATTGCAGTGGCAATGACATTGTTATATCGTATTTAATCAGGAGGGGTATCGTGGTTATTCCAAGATCATTGAATTTGCAAAGAATTGCCAAAGATTtccaaaattatattttattgacGGATGAGGATGTTGACAACATTAATCAAATCGGTATTAAAAACCCATTTAGACATATTGATGAGGATTTTGCTAAAAGTATTCCTGGTTTTACTGGTCGTACTAAAACAAAGGCTACTTAG
- the ATE1 gene encoding arginyltransferase (similar to Saccharomyces cerevisiae YGL017W | ATE1 | Arginyl-tRNA-protein transfErase), producing MELSDRVIISKPLYIKEPAKHCGYCKGMKDESFRSYFSLDSWYNLHNKNGRDDLDNLEFNNCTLGLQAELIPVEIYDELCNMGFRRSGNFLYKQDLLRNCCRLFTIRTTFEQCKLSKELKSCIKRFKKKMVTQQIPLPSRKQQRKQEAFDMMKELYEIEKYSDTFYTKFEPSVFSKAKYELFIKYQNQVHNDYKTSEESFKRFLCQSPFPEDVVAGTKEEWEELNNWQKTYEEEFIDCTVDSKIRKPFKRIGPVHECYYYNDKLIALGVLDFLPSGISSVYFIWDPDFHKLNLGKISALHELSLVELSKKNYYYLGYYIEDCTKMVYKKKFGGELLDVCNNQYVPLHIVEHMIQHGKFFVLSNRKGRGIVNKEQEGEEKGEDTYDDDEEEDEEDEEDHYELPINNKIKFDLNKPLINIAEKIYGEKEGLATHSANLSINKLMDYGIEYTPEIFNDLYKLKPLKLPIVLNNNNRFFDGGATDNDDNILTNNKMEDEESSEEEFFEEEDGDVPGYTKEIYSIPNVVPGLLPMWQILQIIESGEIDRLNNKLMIYNTRNGQVRLVRDFSKESKRTKRCICNVIRLLGLKITAKSLIII from the coding sequence ATGGAATTATCAGATAGAGTAATCATCTCAAAACCTTTATATATCAAAGAACCTGCTAAACATTGTGGCTATTGTAAAGGAATGAAGGATGAAAGTTTCAGAAGTTATTTTAGTTTAGATTCATGGTACAATTTACACAATAAGAATGGTAGAGATGATCTGGATAATTTggaatttaataattgtaCACTAGGGCTCCAAGCAGAACTAATTCCAGTTGAGATATATGATGAATTGTGCAACATGGGATTCAGAAGGAGTGgcaattttttgtataaacAAGATTTACTAAGAAATTGCTGCAGATTATTCACCATTAGGACTACCTTTGAACAATGTAAATTATCTAAGGAATTGAAAAGTTGTATAAAaaggtttaaaaaaaaaatggtaacACAACAAATACCGTTACCATCGCGCAAACAACAGCGCAAACAGGAAGCTTTTGACATGATGAAGGAATTGtatgaaattgaaaaatacaGCGACACTTTTTATACCAAGTTCGAGCCTAGTGTTTTCTCAAAGGCAAAATATGaattgtttattaaatacCAAAATCAAGTTCATAATGATTATAAAACTAGTGAAGAGTCATTTAAGAGATTTTTGTGTCAAAGTCCATTCCCCGAAGACGTGGTGGCAGGCACAAAAGAGGAATGggaagaattaaataattggCAAAAAACTTATGAGGAGGAATTTATTGATTGCACTGTCGATAGCAAAATACGAAAACCCTTTAAAAGAATCGGACCAGTCCATGAATGCTATTATTACAATGATAAGTTAATTGCACTTGGtgttttggattttttGCCCAGTGGTATTTCGTcagtttattttatctggGACCCTGACTTCCATAAACTCAATTTAGGGAAAATTAGTGCCCTACATGAATTAAGTCTAGTTGAattatctaaaaaaaattattattatttgggATATTATATTGAAGATTGTACAAAGATGGTTTATAAGAAGAAATTTGGTGGAGAATTATTGGATGTTTGTAATAATCAATATGTTCCATTACATATAGTTGAACATATGATCCAACATGGAAAATTCTTTGTATTGTCTAATCGTAAAGGTCGGGGGATCGTCAATAAAGAGCAAGAGGGGGAGGAGAAGGGAGAGGACACTTAtgacgatgatgaagaagaagacgAAGAAGACGAAGAAGATCACTATGAGCTACCTATAAATAACAAGATCAAatttgatttaaataaaccattaattaatatagCCGAAAAGATATATGGAGAAAAGGAGGGCTTAGCTACTCATAGTGCCAACTTgtcaattaataaattgatGGATTATGGTATTGAATATACTCCCGAAATTTTCAACGATTTATATAAGTTAAAACCACTAAAATTACCAATTGTTTtgaacaataataacaggtTTTTTGATGGTGGTGCTACTGATAACGATGAcaatattttaacaaacaacaaaatgGAAGATGAGGAAAGCAGTGAAGAGGAATTttttgaagaagaagatggcGATGTACCGGGATATACTAAAGAGATATATAGCATTCCAAATGTGGTTCCAGGACTATTGCCGATGTGGCaaatattacaaataaTTGAGAGTGGTGAGATTGACCGGTTGAACAACAAATTAATGATTTATAACACTAGAAATGGACAGGTTAGATTGGTTAGAGATTTTTCAAAGGAAAGTAAAAGAACTAAAAGATGTATTTGCAATGTTATTAGATTACTGGGACTAAAGATAACCGCTAAATCcttgattattatttag